One genomic segment of Oceanibaculum nanhaiense includes these proteins:
- a CDS encoding biotin transporter BioY, translating to MTSINGSQALVQRYWPSREQAGLGQGAVRALALIAFGSLFLAVMAQIKVPMWPVPITLQTFAILLLGLTYGFRLGTATILAHVAQGALGLPVFAGGAGGVAVLMGPTGGYIAGFVLAVMLTGWLADRGWSRRILPAIAALVIGNLAIYALGAGYLNTVFLGDWQKTLAVGVLPFLLGDALKIGLAVSVLQLGWRRRN from the coding sequence ATGACGAGCATCAACGGATCGCAGGCGCTGGTGCAGCGCTATTGGCCCTCGCGCGAACAGGCCGGGCTGGGCCAGGGTGCCGTTCGTGCCCTGGCGCTGATCGCCTTCGGCAGCCTGTTCCTGGCCGTCATGGCGCAGATCAAGGTGCCGATGTGGCCGGTGCCGATCACGCTGCAGACCTTCGCCATTCTGTTGCTGGGTCTGACGTACGGCTTCCGCCTCGGCACGGCGACGATCCTGGCGCATGTCGCGCAAGGCGCCCTGGGGCTGCCGGTGTTCGCCGGCGGTGCTGGCGGGGTTGCCGTGCTGATGGGCCCGACCGGCGGCTATATTGCCGGCTTCGTGCTGGCGGTCATGCTGACCGGCTGGCTTGCTGACCGCGGCTGGTCGCGGCGGATCCTGCCGGCGATTGCGGCACTGGTGATCGGCAATCTGGCGATCTATGCCCTGGGTGCCGGCTATCTGAACACGGTTTTCCTCGGCGACTGGCAGAAGACGCTCGCGGTTGGCGTGCTGCCCTTTCTGCTGGGCGATGCGCTGAAGATCGGTCTCGCGGTTTCCGTCTTGCAGCTGGGATGGCGCCGTCGGAACTGA
- a CDS encoding TRAP transporter small permease subunit, with protein sequence MSALEFFVRLVDSLNEYIGRFVSWFTLATVIICFVVVVLRYALGIGILWLQELYVWSHAIVFMVGAGYTMLHGGHVRVDIFYDRQSVRKKAWTDIFGTIVFLLPWLAVVAYFALAFFQASYRVGESSPQGGGMPALYVLKGLILVFCFLVGLQGLAMIGRSILILKGHTGFLPAPEEFTKR encoded by the coding sequence GTGAGCGCCCTTGAGTTTTTTGTCCGTCTGGTTGACTCGTTGAACGAGTATATCGGGCGTTTCGTGTCCTGGTTCACCCTGGCCACGGTCATCATCTGTTTCGTCGTCGTGGTCCTGCGCTATGCCCTCGGCATCGGCATACTGTGGCTGCAGGAACTCTATGTCTGGTCGCACGCCATCGTGTTCATGGTCGGTGCCGGGTACACCATGCTCCATGGCGGGCATGTCCGGGTCGATATCTTCTACGACCGGCAGAGCGTGCGGAAGAAGGCCTGGACCGACATCTTCGGCACAATCGTGTTTCTGCTGCCCTGGCTGGCGGTGGTCGCCTATTTCGCCCTGGCCTTCTTCCAGGCGTCCTACAGGGTCGGCGAATCCTCCCCGCAAGGCGGCGGCATGCCAGCGCTTTACGTGCTGAAGGGCCTGATCCTGGTGTTCTGCTTCCTGGTCGGCTTGCAGGGCCTGGCGATGATCGGCCGCTCTATCCTTATCCTCAAGGGTCATACCGGCTTCCTGCCGGCGCCCGAAGAATTCACCAAGCGCTAG
- a CDS encoding TRAP transporter large permease, whose amino-acid sequence MDKALLGELVAMLMFVVTIFIVLVGYPVAFTLAGTALLFSVLGHLLGVFDYAFLTSLPARYFGTMVNEVLVAVPLFVFMGVMLERSRIAEALLETMGQLFGTMRGGLGISVILVGTLLAASTGIVGATVVTMGLLSLPAMMRAGYDPKLASGIICASGTLGQIIPPSTVLIFIGDMLQGANQAAQLAKGNLAPDPVSVGDLFVGALLPGLLLVGLYITWILIRSVVSPQSCPAIEMTSAQRRGLPLRVVKVMIPPLLLIIAVLGSILGGFATPTESASVGAVGATLLAAMNRQFNLVILKQVMRSTMTITSMVFILLLGASVFSVVFRGLGGEKVVEDVLSSLPGGQFTAVLAVMALMFLLGFFLDTFEIIFIVVPITAPVLLMMGVDPVWLGVMIGVNLQTSFLTPPFGFALFYLRGVAARLVSTGAIYRGAVPFVAIQVIAIGLLWSFPDLATWLPKMVFGSDMPAAASTPGAPVQSLDDLIRGSTGGKDDLIPMDDSTRQGGSQGGPDPMDPTQQFK is encoded by the coding sequence ATGGATAAGGCGCTTCTCGGCGAACTGGTCGCCATGCTGATGTTCGTCGTCACGATCTTCATCGTGCTGGTGGGCTATCCGGTTGCTTTCACCCTGGCCGGAACGGCACTGCTCTTCAGCGTTCTGGGCCATCTTCTCGGCGTTTTCGACTATGCCTTCCTGACCAGCCTGCCGGCCCGCTATTTCGGCACCATGGTCAATGAAGTGCTGGTGGCGGTGCCACTGTTCGTCTTCATGGGCGTGATGCTGGAACGGTCCCGCATCGCCGAGGCGCTGCTGGAGACGATGGGCCAGCTGTTCGGCACGATGCGCGGCGGCCTTGGCATTTCCGTGATCCTGGTCGGTACGCTGCTGGCGGCCTCGACCGGCATCGTCGGCGCCACCGTCGTGACGATGGGCCTGCTCAGCCTGCCAGCGATGATGCGCGCCGGCTACGATCCGAAGCTGGCCAGTGGCATCATCTGCGCGTCCGGCACGTTGGGGCAGATCATCCCGCCCTCGACGGTGCTGATCTTCATCGGTGACATGCTGCAGGGCGCCAATCAGGCCGCCCAGCTCGCCAAGGGCAATCTGGCGCCCGATCCGGTATCGGTCGGCGATCTGTTCGTCGGCGCGCTACTGCCCGGTCTCCTGCTTGTCGGGCTCTATATTACCTGGATCCTGATCCGCTCCGTCGTCAGCCCGCAAAGCTGTCCGGCGATCGAGATGACGTCGGCGCAGCGCCGCGGCCTGCCGCTGCGCGTGGTGAAGGTGATGATACCGCCGCTGCTGCTTATCATCGCCGTGCTGGGATCGATCCTGGGCGGGTTTGCCACGCCGACCGAGTCGGCGTCGGTCGGCGCCGTCGGCGCGACCCTGCTGGCGGCGATGAACCGTCAGTTCAATCTGGTCATATTGAAGCAGGTGATGCGCTCCACCATGACCATCACCTCGATGGTCTTCATCCTGCTGCTGGGCGCGTCCGTCTTCTCCGTCGTGTTCCGTGGCCTGGGTGGCGAGAAGGTGGTGGAGGACGTGCTGTCCAGCCTGCCGGGCGGGCAGTTCACCGCGGTTCTGGCGGTCATGGCCCTGATGTTCCTGCTGGGCTTCTTCCTCGATACCTTCGAGATCATCTTCATCGTGGTGCCGATTACCGCCCCGGTGCTGCTGATGATGGGGGTCGATCCGGTCTGGCTGGGCGTCATGATCGGCGTGAATCTGCAGACCAGCTTCCTGACGCCACCCTTCGGCTTCGCGCTGTTCTATCTGCGTGGCGTGGCGGCGCGGCTGGTGTCGACCGGGGCGATCTATCGCGGTGCGGTGCCGTTCGTGGCTATCCAGGTCATCGCCATCGGCCTGCTTTGGTCCTTCCCCGACCTGGCGACCTGGCTGCCGAAGATGGTGTTCGGCAGTGACATGCCGGCGGCGGCCTCCACGCCGGGCGCGCCGGTCCAGTCGCTGGACGATCTGATTCGCGGCAGCACCGGCGGCAAGGACGATCTGATCCCGATGGACGACAGCACCCGCCAGGGCGGCTCCCAGGGTGGCCCGGACCCGATGGACCCGACGCAGCAATTCAAGTAA
- a CDS encoding TRAP transporter substrate-binding protein: MERRKFLKGAAIGGVGAAATAAAFPTPAISQGKIEWRMVTSWPKGLPGLGTGAERLAKRITDMTDGRLSIKVFAGGELVPALQVWDAVSAGTAEIGHDAAYYHLGKTVAAPFFCAVPFGMTSFEMNAWIHWGGGQQLWDEVYANYNLKPFAAGNTGTQMAGWFRKEINSLEDIKGMKFRTAGQGGQVWQKLGMTVVLLPGGEIFPALQSGAVDAAEWVGPYNDLALGFHQVAKNYYYPGVQEPGPMLQCTVNKGIYEKLPNDLKEIVKAACSAENDYILAEFNARSGPALQSLIRDHGVQLKQFPRDVLEAYGNKSGELMEEILASSDPMVKKVAEAFLAARKLAMAYTRITDQSLTNARLLPFKYPG; encoded by the coding sequence ATGGAACGCCGGAAATTTCTAAAGGGCGCGGCAATCGGCGGCGTGGGCGCCGCGGCGACCGCCGCCGCCTTCCCCACCCCCGCGATCAGCCAGGGCAAGATCGAATGGCGCATGGTCACCAGCTGGCCGAAGGGCCTGCCGGGCCTGGGCACCGGCGCCGAGCGCCTTGCCAAGCGCATCACCGATATGACCGACGGCCGCCTGAGCATCAAGGTCTTCGCCGGTGGCGAGTTGGTCCCCGCCCTTCAGGTGTGGGACGCCGTGTCCGCCGGCACCGCCGAGATCGGTCATGACGCCGCCTATTACCATCTGGGCAAGACCGTCGCCGCGCCGTTCTTCTGCGCGGTGCCGTTCGGCATGACCTCCTTCGAGATGAATGCCTGGATCCACTGGGGCGGCGGTCAGCAGCTCTGGGACGAAGTCTACGCCAATTACAATCTTAAGCCCTTCGCCGCCGGTAATACCGGCACCCAGATGGCCGGCTGGTTCCGCAAGGAAATCAACAGCCTGGAAGACATCAAGGGGATGAAGTTCCGCACCGCCGGCCAGGGCGGCCAGGTCTGGCAGAAGCTGGGCATGACCGTGGTTCTGCTGCCGGGCGGCGAAATCTTCCCGGCGCTGCAATCCGGCGCGGTCGACGCCGCGGAATGGGTCGGCCCTTATAACGACCTGGCGCTCGGCTTCCATCAGGTCGCCAAGAATTACTATTATCCGGGCGTGCAGGAGCCGGGGCCGATGCTCCAGTGCACCGTGAACAAGGGCATCTACGAAAAGCTCCCGAACGATCTGAAGGAAATCGTGAAGGCCGCCTGCTCGGCCGAGAACGACTATATCCTGGCGGAGTTCAACGCCCGTTCCGGCCCGGCGCTGCAGTCGCTGATCCGCGATCACGGCGTGCAGCTGAAGCAGTTCCCGCGCGACGTGCTGGAGGCTTACGGCAACAAGTCGGGCGAGCTGATGGAGGAAATCCTGGCCAGCTCCGATCCGATGGTGAAGAAGGTCGCCGAGGCCTTCCTGGCCGCCCGCAAGCTGGCGATGGCCTATACCCGCATCACCGACCAGAGCCTGACCAACGCCCGCCTGCTGCCGTTCAAATATCCGGGCTGA
- a CDS encoding arginyltransferase: protein MFLGDRNILTAPVYFFRTAPMPCPYLNNRVERRLVADLGKSVTQAHYDQLAIAGFRRSQNLVYRPACPGCQACVPVRLRVQDFRLSRSQRRIMRANAHLHGEAVPAVASWEQYRLFTAYQAGRHLGGEMSFMTYEDYRDMVEVSPIDTWLVEYRDPEQKLLAVMLADRQSDGLSAVYSFYNPAAPRHGLGTFMILDAVNRTRQAGLDYLYLGYWIKGSQKMAYKTRFTPLEGLGSNGWESLDPDNPAVSNCGTDRPAPTMFANPGLYP, encoded by the coding sequence ATGTTCCTGGGGGATCGCAATATTCTGACCGCGCCGGTCTATTTCTTCCGGACCGCGCCGATGCCCTGCCCCTATCTGAACAACCGTGTGGAGCGGCGCCTGGTCGCCGATCTCGGCAAGTCGGTCACCCAGGCCCATTACGACCAGCTTGCCATTGCCGGTTTCCGGCGCAGCCAGAATCTGGTCTATCGGCCGGCCTGTCCCGGCTGCCAGGCCTGCGTACCGGTCCGCCTACGCGTCCAGGATTTCCGTCTCAGCCGCAGCCAGCGCCGGATCATGCGCGCCAATGCGCATCTGCACGGAGAAGCGGTTCCCGCCGTGGCCAGCTGGGAACAATATCGGCTGTTCACGGCCTATCAGGCCGGACGGCACCTCGGCGGCGAGATGTCCTTCATGACCTATGAGGATTATCGCGACATGGTGGAGGTCTCGCCGATCGACACCTGGCTGGTGGAATATCGCGATCCCGAACAAAAGCTGCTCGCTGTCATGCTGGCGGACCGGCAGAGCGACGGGCTGTCGGCGGTCTATAGCTTCTACAATCCGGCGGCGCCCCGGCACGGCCTTGGCACCTTCATGATCCTGGACGCGGTCAACCGCACGCGCCAGGCCGGGCTTGACTATCTCTATCTCGGCTACTGGATCAAGGGCAGCCAGAAGATGGCCTACAAGACCCGGTTCACCCCGCTGGAAGGTCTGGGAAGCAATGGCTGGGAAAGCCTGGACCCGGACAACCCCGCGGTATCGAACTGCGGCACAGACAGGCCGGCTCCCACCATGTTTGCCAATCCCGGCCTCTATCCGTGA
- a CDS encoding alpha-E domain-containing protein — translation MSVLLSRYAESVFWMARYVERAENLARILDVHETFTRDRSGSVNWSSVVSIYSDDARFYERHTQATAKAVLDFYLLDRNNPSSILSSVRAARENARTLRPLISTEMWTHINVFYNNLNSMTPADIAMAGVSQTCAQIKETCQTHFGITEGTFYRDASWYFYLLGKYLERADQTSRILDIKYHLLAPSNQALGAAIDTSQWNALLRCVAGYHAFRRAHSRGFSPTLVADFLLFDSSFPRSVTMCFHMVDDLLHRMRSRYGLRGGAAALERLDEVRAALDEQKIDSVIKEGLHEFADWIQHQATDIAGDIQREFFV, via the coding sequence ATGAGTGTCCTGCTGTCACGCTACGCCGAATCTGTGTTCTGGATGGCCCGCTATGTGGAGCGGGCGGAAAACCTGGCCCGCATCCTCGATGTGCATGAGACCTTCACACGCGATCGCAGCGGCAGCGTGAACTGGAGTTCCGTGGTCTCGATCTATTCCGACGATGCCCGCTTCTACGAACGCCACACCCAGGCAACGGCCAAGGCTGTGCTGGATTTCTATCTGCTGGACCGGAACAACCCCAGCTCGATCCTGTCTTCGGTCCGTGCCGCGCGGGAGAATGCGCGAACCCTTCGGCCGTTGATCAGCACCGAGATGTGGACGCATATCAACGTGTTCTACAACAATCTTAATTCGATGACCCCGGCCGACATCGCCATGGCTGGCGTGTCACAGACCTGCGCGCAGATCAAGGAAACCTGCCAGACCCATTTCGGCATCACCGAGGGCACTTTCTACCGGGATGCCAGCTGGTATTTCTACCTGCTTGGGAAATATCTGGAACGCGCCGACCAGACTTCCCGTATCCTGGACATCAAATACCATCTGCTGGCGCCCTCCAATCAGGCTTTGGGGGCGGCCATCGACACCAGCCAATGGAACGCGCTGCTGCGCTGCGTCGCCGGCTACCACGCGTTCCGCCGGGCTCATTCGCGCGGATTCAGCCCGACTCTGGTGGCCGACTTCCTGCTGTTCGACAGCAGCTTCCCTCGGTCGGTCACCATGTGCTTTCATATGGTGGATGATTTGCTGCACCGGATGCGCAGCCGCTATGGTCTGCGCGGCGGAGCGGCGGCGCTGGAACGGCTGGACGAGGTTCGGGCGGCGCTGGACGAACAGAAAATCGACAGCGTCATCAAGGAAGGGCTGCACGAGTTCGCGGACTGGATTCAACACCAGGCCACGGATATCGCTGGCGATATTCAGCGCGAATTTTTCGTATAG
- a CDS encoding circularly permuted type 2 ATP-grasp protein → MDGTEPQPLLSDYDASGYYCELFGTSNRPAEHNAGLIERLQGMSTEELVRRARAAERELFNLGITFTVYSESDAIDRILPFDVIPRVLSAADWDHLERGVVQRVTALNLFLKDIYGDQKILKDGVVPAELIFGNKNFRQQMVGVKVAHDTYVHVCGVDLVRDEAGEFLVLEDNGRCPSGVSYVVENRHMMQRTFADLMSGVGIRPVGNYGQMLLEACADIAPADIQDPSVVLLSPGTYNSAYFEHIFLAREMGVPLVEGRDLIVENDRVYMRTISGLQPVHTIYRRIDDDFLDPEVFRPDSILGVPGLMRAYRAGNVGLANAVGTGVADDKAVYAYMPRIIKYYLDEDPILNNVETHICREPEGLRYTLENLSKLVVKPVGESGGYGVIIGPRATLEELADIRAKLLDDPANFISQPMVKLSVCPTLIEQALEPRHVDLRPFAVTGSKTWVLPGGLSRVAMKRGSLVVNSSQGGGSKDTWVLES, encoded by the coding sequence ATGGACGGAACGGAACCGCAGCCCCTGCTCTCCGACTACGACGCATCAGGTTATTATTGCGAGCTTTTCGGTACGTCCAACCGGCCAGCGGAACATAATGCCGGCCTGATCGAGCGGCTTCAGGGCATGAGCACGGAAGAGCTGGTGCGCCGCGCGCGCGCCGCCGAACGTGAGCTATTCAACCTTGGCATCACCTTCACCGTCTATTCCGAAAGTGACGCAATCGACCGCATCCTGCCCTTCGACGTGATTCCGCGGGTGCTGTCGGCAGCCGACTGGGACCATCTGGAGCGTGGCGTCGTCCAGCGGGTCACGGCGCTCAACCTGTTCCTGAAGGATATCTATGGCGACCAGAAAATCCTGAAGGACGGGGTCGTTCCGGCCGAACTGATCTTCGGCAACAAGAATTTCCGTCAGCAGATGGTCGGCGTGAAGGTCGCGCACGACACCTATGTCCATGTCTGCGGCGTCGATCTGGTACGCGACGAGGCCGGTGAGTTTCTGGTGCTGGAGGATAATGGCCGCTGCCCTTCCGGCGTGTCCTATGTGGTGGAGAACCGCCACATGATGCAGCGCACCTTCGCCGACCTGATGAGCGGTGTGGGCATCCGTCCGGTCGGCAATTACGGCCAGATGCTGCTGGAAGCCTGCGCCGACATCGCGCCGGCTGACATCCAGGACCCGTCGGTCGTCCTGCTCTCTCCCGGCACCTATAATTCGGCCTATTTCGAGCACATCTTCCTGGCCCGCGAAATGGGCGTGCCGCTGGTCGAAGGCCGCGACCTGATTGTCGAGAATGACCGGGTCTATATGCGCACCATTTCCGGCCTGCAGCCGGTGCATACCATCTACCGGCGAATCGACGATGATTTCCTCGACCCCGAGGTGTTTCGTCCGGACAGCATACTGGGTGTGCCGGGGCTGATGCGCGCCTACCGCGCCGGCAATGTCGGCCTGGCGAACGCGGTCGGCACCGGCGTCGCCGATGACAAGGCCGTCTATGCCTACATGCCGCGCATCATCAAATATTATCTCGACGAAGACCCCATCCTGAACAATGTCGAGACCCATATCTGCCGGGAACCGGAGGGGCTGCGCTATACGCTGGAGAATCTGTCCAAGCTGGTTGTGAAGCCGGTCGGCGAATCGGGCGGTTACGGCGTGATCATCGGTCCACGTGCAACCCTTGAGGAACTGGCGGATATCCGTGCGAAACTGCTGGATGATCCCGCTAATTTCATCAGCCAGCCGATGGTGAAGCTGTCGGTCTGCCCGACCCTCATCGAGCAGGCGCTGGAACCGCGTCATGTCGATCTCAGGCCGTTTGCCGTGACCGGCAGCAAGACCTGGGTGCTGCCCGGCGGCCTCAGCCGGGTCGCCATGAAGCGCGGGTCGCTTGTCGTGAATTCCTCGCAGGGCGGCGGCTCAAAGGACACCTGGGTGCTGGAATCATGA
- a CDS encoding flagellar motor protein MotB — protein sequence MAGDNHPEVIIKKVKKGGHGGHHGGAWKVAYADFVTAMMAFFLLLWLLNATTEEQKMGISNYFDPSAISRSSRSGSGGVLGGTSVTVPGALKSASSPPMISTPAQTRPQAERTEANEPDSDDPDHIESKFGSQELESGSRYSEIGSGPEKGRGNSNQDADGDLTNRGQGQEPNVGQGPESESGSGKTRQAQLNEQQLAEAMAQRERQQFEIAEEQLRTAIESDPSLSGLNENIVVEQTPDGLRIQIVDQEERAMFPLGGSNMYDYTQQLMDKVSQVIGRLPNKITITGHTDALPYRASNGYTNWELSADRANASRRALVAAGLPEDRIGWVVGKADKDPFVPEDPRSAQNRRISIVLLRDQVYRERTGNTAAETSARPQQALAPAPR from the coding sequence ATGGCTGGCGACAACCATCCAGAAGTTATCATCAAGAAGGTCAAGAAGGGTGGCCATGGCGGCCATCATGGCGGCGCCTGGAAGGTTGCCTATGCCGACTTCGTGACCGCGATGATGGCGTTCTTTCTGCTCCTGTGGCTGCTGAACGCAACCACGGAGGAGCAGAAGATGGGCATCTCCAACTATTTCGATCCAAGCGCCATTTCGCGCTCCAGCCGATCCGGCTCTGGCGGCGTGCTTGGCGGCACCTCCGTCACCGTGCCCGGCGCGCTGAAATCGGCCTCTTCACCGCCGATGATTTCCACCCCGGCGCAGACCCGGCCACAGGCTGAGCGGACCGAGGCGAACGAACCCGATTCCGACGATCCCGATCATATCGAATCCAAGTTCGGTAGCCAGGAGCTGGAGAGCGGCAGCCGCTATTCCGAGATTGGCTCCGGCCCGGAAAAAGGCCGCGGTAACAGCAATCAGGATGCCGATGGCGATTTGACCAACCGTGGCCAGGGCCAGGAGCCGAATGTCGGCCAGGGCCCGGAATCGGAATCCGGGAGTGGCAAGACCCGACAGGCGCAGCTTAACGAGCAACAGCTTGCCGAGGCCATGGCCCAGCGTGAGCGCCAGCAGTTCGAGATCGCCGAGGAACAGCTGCGCACCGCCATCGAGTCCGATCCCTCGCTGTCCGGCCTGAACGAGAACATCGTGGTCGAGCAGACACCGGACGGGTTGCGCATCCAGATTGTCGATCAGGAAGAGCGCGCGATGTTCCCGCTGGGCGGCAGCAACATGTACGATTACACCCAGCAGCTGATGGACAAGGTCAGCCAGGTCATCGGCCGGCTGCCGAACAAGATCACCATCACCGGCCATACCGACGCCCTGCCCTACCGCGCCAGCAATGGCTATACGAACTGGGAGCTGTCGGCCGACCGTGCCAACGCCAGCCGGCGCGCCCTCGTCGCTGCCGGTTTGCCGGAAGACCGCATCGGCTGGGTCGTCGGCAAAGCCGATAAGGATCCCTTCGTTCCCGAAGACCCGCGTTCGGCACAAAACCGCCGCATCAGCATCGTATTGTTGCGCGATCAGGTTTATCGCGAGCGCACCGGCAATACCGCCGCCGAGACATCTGCACGGCCGCAGCAGGCCCTGGCGCCTGCGCCGCGCTAA
- the motA gene encoding flagellar motor stator protein MotA, translated as MFIILGWIGVLICCFGSYMAMGGKMSLLWQPFEFTLIFGSACCAYVVANPKHILGKTGKAFGIAFKGPKYKKDDYLELLSLLYAIFKLAKTKGMLAIESHVERPEESSLFQSFPKFAADHHAMEFLCDYLRMMTLGTDNPHEMESLIDEELETHHHEAETVGGAVQTMADGLPALGIVAAVLGIIKTMASITEPPEVLGGLIGAALVGTFLGILLCYGFVGPLAGAIKNTNEADAKYLAVIKAGLLAHLSGYAPAVSVEFARKALWSHVRPTFYEVEEAVAALPPV; from the coding sequence ATGTTCATCATTCTAGGCTGGATTGGCGTGCTGATCTGCTGCTTCGGCAGCTATATGGCCATGGGCGGCAAGATGAGCCTGCTCTGGCAGCCCTTCGAGTTCACGCTCATTTTCGGCAGCGCCTGCTGCGCCTATGTCGTCGCCAACCCGAAGCATATTCTGGGCAAGACCGGCAAGGCCTTCGGCATCGCCTTCAAGGGCCCGAAATACAAGAAGGACGACTATCTGGAGCTTCTCAGCCTGCTCTACGCCATCTTCAAGCTCGCCAAGACCAAGGGCATGCTGGCGATCGAAAGTCATGTCGAGCGCCCGGAGGAAAGCTCCCTCTTTCAGTCCTTCCCGAAATTCGCCGCCGATCACCATGCGATGGAATTCCTGTGCGACTATCTGCGCATGATGACGCTAGGCACAGATAATCCGCACGAGATGGAATCCCTGATCGACGAGGAGCTGGAAACCCACCATCACGAAGCCGAAACCGTCGGCGGCGCGGTGCAGACCATGGCGGACGGCCTGCCCGCACTGGGAATCGTGGCCGCCGTGCTGGGCATCATCAAGACCATGGCGTCGATCACCGAACCGCCGGAAGTGCTGGGTGGCCTTATCGGCGCGGCGCTGGTCGGCACCTTCCTCGGCATTCTGCTATGCTATGGGTTCGTCGGACCGCTGGCTGGCGCTATCAAGAACACCAACGAGGCGGATGCCAAGTATCTGGCAGTCATCAAGGCTGGTCTGCTAGCGCATCTGTCGGGCTATGCCCCGGCAGTCTCGGTGGAATTCGCGCGCAAGGCGCTGTGGAGCCATGTCCGCCCGACCTTCTATGAGGTCGAAGAGGCGGTCGCCGCCCTACCGCCCGTCTGA
- a CDS encoding threonine ammonia-lyase: MTVTLHDIEEAAALLAGKLVRTPLVPAVGLSEELGLDLHLKLENLQRAGSFKSRGAYVRMSRLPASATANGVIAMSAGNHAQGVAYVARELGIPATIVMPEHTPFMKVERTRRYGARVVLKGETLSESATFARQLAEAENLTFVHPYDDPDIIAGQGTLALEMLADDPALEVLVVPIGGGGLIAGIATAAKTLKPDIEVIGVEVALYPSMYQALHGQEPTSGGQTLAEGIAVKTPGVLPLEIIRQKVDDILLVDESAIERAVQHLTEIQKIVAEGAGAAGIAALLAYPERFRGRRTGVVICGGNIDTRMLSSVLLRGLARDGKLVRIRSEISDSPGVLAKIAGLIGDCGGNIVEIYHQRLFYNVPVKLAELDAVIETRTPDHVREIVERLNQAGYPTRLLGGATPEE; the protein is encoded by the coding sequence ATGACCGTCACGCTGCACGATATCGAAGAAGCCGCCGCCCTACTCGCCGGCAAGCTTGTCCGCACCCCGCTGGTGCCGGCTGTCGGTCTGAGCGAGGAGCTTGGGCTCGACCTGCATCTGAAGCTGGAGAATCTGCAACGCGCCGGTTCCTTCAAGTCGCGCGGCGCCTATGTGCGGATGAGCCGCCTGCCCGCTTCGGCCACCGCCAATGGCGTGATCGCCATGTCGGCCGGCAATCATGCCCAGGGCGTCGCCTATGTCGCCCGCGAACTGGGTATTCCCGCGACCATCGTAATGCCGGAACACACGCCTTTCATGAAGGTCGAGCGTACCCGCCGCTATGGCGCGCGCGTCGTCCTCAAGGGCGAAACGCTGAGCGAGTCCGCGACCTTCGCGCGGCAACTGGCGGAGGCAGAAAACCTCACCTTTGTGCATCCTTATGACGATCCGGACATCATTGCCGGCCAGGGCACGCTGGCGCTGGAAATGCTGGCCGACGATCCGGCGCTGGAGGTCCTCGTTGTTCCGATTGGCGGCGGCGGGCTGATCGCCGGTATCGCGACCGCCGCCAAGACGCTGAAACCCGATATCGAGGTTATCGGCGTCGAGGTCGCACTGTATCCCTCGATGTACCAGGCGCTGCATGGCCAGGAGCCGACATCGGGCGGCCAGACCCTGGCCGAGGGTATCGCCGTGAAAACGCCCGGCGTGTTGCCGCTGGAGATCATCCGGCAGAAGGTGGACGATATTCTGCTGGTTGACGAAAGCGCCATTGAGCGCGCCGTCCAGCATCTGACCGAAATCCAGAAGATCGTCGCCGAGGGTGCGGGCGCGGCCGGCATCGCGGCGCTGCTGGCATATCCGGAACGGTTTCGCGGCCGCCGTACCGGTGTCGTGATCTGCGGCGGCAATATCGACACGCGGATGCTGTCATCCGTGCTGCTGCGCGGGCTGGCGCGCGACGGCAAGCTGGTGCGTATCCGCAGCGAAATCAGCGACAGCCCCGGTGTGCTGGCAAAAATTGCCGGGCTGATCGGCGATTGCGGCGGCAATATCGTGGAAATCTATCACCAGCGCCTGTTCTACAACGTACCGGTGAAGCTGGCGGAGCTGGATGCGGTCATAGAGACGCGCACCCCCGATCATGTGCGCGAAATCGTGGAACGGCTGAATCAGGCGGGATATCCGACGCGGCTTCTGGGCGGGGCAACGCCGGAAGAATAG